One genomic segment of Rhodopirellula islandica includes these proteins:
- the tnpA gene encoding IS200/IS605 family transposase, translating into MSTHQQLLYHIVFSTKRRKRLLNDSIRDDAFAYLAGVCKRLDGFALEVGGYYDHAHLLVRIPARVAVSDFVGKVKANVSKHLNEGKLIGVPFAWQDGFGAFSVSRSNKEAVGRYIRGQMEHHRKRTFEEEYLELLKKHEVEFDERYVFD; encoded by the coding sequence ATGTCGACTCATCAGCAGCTTCTCTACCACATTGTCTTCAGCACGAAGCGTCGCAAGCGCCTCTTGAATGATTCGATTCGCGATGATGCATTCGCCTACCTCGCTGGAGTTTGCAAACGGTTGGATGGTTTTGCGTTGGAGGTGGGTGGCTACTACGACCACGCTCATTTACTCGTACGGATTCCGGCCCGTGTTGCTGTTTCTGACTTCGTGGGGAAGGTCAAAGCAAACGTGAGCAAGCACCTGAATGAGGGCAAACTCATTGGAGTTCCTTTTGCGTGGCAGGATGGATTCGGAGCCTTTTCAGTCAGTCGCTCGAACAAGGAAGCGGTTGGTCGTTACATCCGCGGTCAGATGGAACATCATCGAAAGCGGACCTTTGAAGAGGAGTATTTGGAGTTGTTGAAGAAGCACGAGGTTGAGTTTGATGAGCGGTATGTGTTTGACTAA
- a CDS encoding efflux RND transporter permease subunit, translating to MDPIKFAIENPVKAAVGVILVLLFGIIAFAQIPVQLTPDVDRPVITIRTQWSGRSPEEIEKSIIIEQEEKLKSVQGLWKMTSVASLGSAMTTLEFNVGSSPERILQEVSNKIDEVPEYPEDVDRPIIDVADTAGDDAIAYLLLQAEDPDFEVATFYDYADRFLKPSLERIEGVAEIDLKGGRQHQVQIRFDPTTLARRGITITELNAALRLDNVNASAGDMANNRQDVRFRVLGQYDSLEPLRNTIIKYDDMGSPVRVADIADVELALEKTTHFDQCKGQTSMTIFVKRKTGSNVLDIIEQVKVVVDQMNAPDGVLRSFKNDRYGLRLRMAFDDSHYIYSAINLVKENLLIGGGLAVLVLLLFLRSIRSTLIVAVSIPISVIGTFVIMWFADRNLNVISLAGLSFAVGMVVDNAIVVLENIDRHLKRGSSPRQAAYEGTKEVWGAILASTLTTLAVFAPVLTIQDEAGQLFYDLILAICAAVGLSFVVSITVIPAAASLFLRSSTVTSPIARSASDLFGIAPVFQWLGNGWASLIHLLTYRSIASAWLRVVLITLTILVSVVISMILMPPASYLPNGNKNFTFCRMSTPAGYSVMENFYVGQRIEEALKPFWSAESSEEASAYGPITDQRSGNVFETIPALKEFFFVVARGSVFMVGISDEPDNVEPIAAVFNKAFEVIPASKGVTSQKSIFGRGAGSSNAVDIEISGNDLVRLKAACSHLERELKLAFSKFSVRASPSNYNEAGPERQLQIKQEVAKRLNISVSELAMSARAMIDGSFVGDFDFEGDNIDLLLIRDPAIEISPDDVPDLPIAVREANGEVAMVPLGQIAEFVSTEASQEIRRVEQQRAIALSVTPPENIALEEAQATILEIVADARAEGRLGNDIFVSLSGNADRLSEVRASLMGRWTGWNWESIGSVALSRFFLAMVITYLLMTALFENFLYPLVIMFTVPLATVGGFIGLWFIRQNDPTQQLDVLTMLGFVILVGVVVNNAILIVHQALNNMHGRHHDGEGDAEPMSPRDAIRESVRTRMRPIFMTTCTSVFGMLPLVIAPGSGSELYRGLGSIVVGGLLFSTVFTLLVIPLLFSLVIDARRLIWKS from the coding sequence ATGGATCCCATCAAATTCGCCATCGAGAACCCTGTCAAAGCCGCCGTTGGCGTGATCTTGGTTCTGCTGTTTGGCATCATTGCCTTTGCGCAGATTCCGGTTCAGTTGACTCCGGACGTCGATCGTCCCGTCATCACGATTCGGACGCAGTGGTCGGGACGCAGCCCCGAGGAGATTGAGAAGTCGATCATCATCGAACAAGAGGAGAAGTTGAAGTCGGTCCAAGGCCTTTGGAAGATGACTTCGGTGGCCAGTCTTGGCTCCGCCATGACGACGCTTGAGTTCAATGTGGGATCGTCGCCCGAGCGAATCCTGCAAGAGGTATCCAACAAGATCGATGAGGTCCCCGAGTACCCCGAAGACGTGGACCGACCGATCATTGATGTCGCCGATACAGCCGGTGACGACGCGATCGCGTACCTGTTGTTGCAAGCTGAGGATCCCGATTTTGAAGTCGCGACGTTCTACGACTATGCCGATCGGTTTCTCAAACCCAGTCTGGAACGAATCGAAGGGGTTGCCGAAATTGATCTGAAAGGTGGCCGCCAACACCAAGTCCAAATTCGTTTTGACCCAACCACCTTGGCGAGGCGAGGGATCACAATTACGGAGCTGAATGCGGCCCTGCGTCTGGACAACGTCAACGCCTCCGCAGGCGATATGGCGAACAACCGGCAAGACGTCCGGTTTCGAGTCCTCGGCCAATACGACTCACTGGAACCGCTCCGCAACACGATCATCAAGTACGACGACATGGGCAGTCCCGTGCGCGTCGCGGACATCGCCGATGTGGAACTCGCCTTGGAAAAGACGACTCACTTTGACCAATGCAAAGGTCAAACATCGATGACGATTTTTGTCAAACGAAAGACTGGCAGCAACGTGCTCGACATCATCGAGCAAGTCAAAGTCGTGGTCGATCAAATGAATGCCCCGGACGGTGTTCTGCGGAGTTTCAAAAACGACCGTTACGGGCTAAGGCTGCGGATGGCGTTTGATGATTCGCACTACATCTACAGTGCCATCAATCTTGTCAAAGAGAATTTGTTGATCGGTGGTGGACTGGCGGTGCTGGTGTTGCTGCTGTTCCTTCGCAGCATTCGGTCGACGTTGATTGTCGCGGTCTCGATTCCAATTTCCGTCATCGGCACCTTTGTGATCATGTGGTTCGCCGATCGAAACCTGAACGTGATCTCCTTGGCCGGGCTCAGTTTCGCCGTCGGGATGGTGGTCGACAACGCAATTGTGGTTTTGGAGAACATCGATCGACATCTCAAGCGAGGATCCAGCCCGCGGCAAGCCGCGTACGAAGGCACCAAGGAAGTCTGGGGAGCCATTCTGGCATCGACGCTGACAACGCTCGCCGTGTTCGCACCGGTGTTGACGATCCAAGACGAAGCCGGCCAGTTGTTCTACGACTTGATTCTTGCGATCTGCGCCGCGGTCGGACTGTCGTTCGTCGTGTCGATCACCGTCATCCCTGCCGCGGCATCGTTGTTTTTGCGTTCGTCGACCGTGACCAGCCCGATCGCTCGTTCTGCGTCTGACTTGTTCGGCATTGCTCCCGTGTTTCAGTGGCTCGGGAACGGTTGGGCATCGCTGATTCACCTGTTGACCTATCGCAGCATTGCCAGTGCTTGGCTGCGGGTTGTCTTGATCACGCTCACCATCCTGGTTTCAGTCGTGATCAGCATGATCTTGATGCCGCCTGCGAGTTACCTTCCCAACGGGAACAAGAACTTCACGTTCTGCCGGATGTCGACACCTGCCGGCTATTCCGTGATGGAGAACTTTTACGTTGGGCAACGGATCGAAGAAGCTTTGAAGCCGTTCTGGAGTGCAGAGAGTTCCGAAGAAGCGTCCGCTTATGGCCCGATCACGGACCAACGGTCAGGCAATGTGTTCGAGACAATTCCCGCTTTGAAGGAGTTCTTCTTTGTCGTGGCTCGCGGAAGTGTGTTCATGGTGGGGATCAGTGATGAACCTGACAACGTCGAACCCATTGCAGCGGTTTTCAACAAAGCCTTTGAGGTGATCCCGGCCAGCAAAGGGGTGACTTCTCAGAAGTCGATCTTTGGACGTGGGGCGGGCAGTTCCAATGCCGTCGACATTGAAATCAGCGGGAACGACTTGGTCCGTCTGAAAGCGGCTTGTTCTCACCTGGAGCGGGAATTGAAGCTCGCATTCTCGAAGTTTTCCGTCCGTGCCTCACCCAGCAATTACAACGAGGCCGGACCTGAACGGCAGTTGCAGATCAAACAAGAGGTCGCGAAACGCTTGAACATTAGCGTCAGCGAGCTGGCCATGTCGGCGCGTGCAATGATCGATGGATCGTTCGTCGGCGATTTTGATTTTGAAGGCGACAACATCGATCTCTTGCTGATCCGCGACCCTGCCATCGAGATTTCTCCTGACGATGTTCCCGATCTACCCATCGCTGTTCGCGAGGCCAATGGGGAAGTCGCGATGGTTCCATTGGGGCAAATCGCCGAATTCGTTTCGACCGAAGCGTCCCAAGAGATCCGGCGAGTCGAACAGCAACGAGCGATCGCACTGTCGGTCACACCGCCGGAGAATATCGCGTTGGAAGAAGCCCAAGCGACGATCCTCGAGATTGTTGCCGACGCCCGTGCCGAGGGACGGCTGGGCAACGACATCTTTGTCTCGTTGTCGGGCAACGCGGACCGCCTGTCGGAAGTCCGGGCGTCGTTGATGGGACGCTGGACAGGATGGAATTGGGAGTCAATCGGAAGTGTCGCCCTGAGTCGATTCTTCTTGGCGATGGTGATCACCTATCTGTTGATGACCGCTCTGTTTGAAAACTTTCTCTACCCGCTGGTCATCATGTTCACGGTGCCCTTGGCGACGGTCGGTGGCTTCATCGGTTTGTGGTTCATCCGTCAAAATGACCCGACGCAACAACTGGATGTGTTGACGATGCTGGGGTTTGTCATTTTGGTGGGCGTGGTGGTGAACAATGCGATTTTGATTGTGCACCAAGCTCTCAACAACATGCATGGCCGGCATCACGATGGCGAGGGCGATGCCGAGCCCATGTCGCCGCGGGATGCGATTCGCGAATCCGTTCGCACTCGCATGCGGCCCATCTTCATGACCACCTGCACGAGCGTGTTTGGAATGTTGCCGCTGGTCATCGCGCCGGGTTCCGGCAGCGAACTGTATCGCGGGTTGGGTTCGATCGTGGTTGGCGGGCTGTTGTTCTCGACCGTGTTCACCTTGCTTGTGATCCCGTTGCTGTTCAGCTTGGTGATCGATGCTCGGCGACTGATCTGGAAGTCGTGA
- a CDS encoding DUF7133 domain-containing protein codes for MVALALAVGSAWADEEQDYYRIISIATPDSQTDSRDPNWKPSDEGIALEVSGIAVLSPSRVAVAIRKGEVWLLDGVDQVTGEGEESGVVTYQRFASALHEPLGLLQQDDSLITVQRTEMTRLRDTDGDDVADVYDTLASGWGVSGHYHEYAYGPKLDGDGNLWMTLNIGMGLKGEQLQKIVPDAPLGYRQAAWRGWGMKLDSSGELNPVCAGMRSPSGLGANADGDMFYTDQQGNWVATNSLHHMRPGAFSHHPESLASMELRGSTIHDVEEVPNGLAYPEALKRFPQMQPPAVWFPYKKAGQSATDILLDQSGGKFGPFENQLFVGEFTQASMHRVFLEKVNGEYQGACFPFRRGFASAVLRMAQAEDGSVYVGLTNRGWSSLGTSSYGLQRLEWTGKTPFEIQEMRAKPDGFELVFTRQVDVESASDVGSYQLASHTYLYQSSYGSDEVLKQDLKIREAIVSEDRLRVRLKVDGLRELFVHELDAGGVKDENGQPLLHRKAFYTLNNIPQE; via the coding sequence ATGGTGGCGTTGGCTTTGGCAGTCGGCTCGGCGTGGGCGGATGAAGAGCAGGATTATTACCGCATCATTTCGATTGCAACGCCTGACTCGCAAACCGATTCTCGCGACCCGAACTGGAAGCCATCTGACGAGGGGATCGCTTTGGAGGTCAGCGGAATTGCGGTTCTCAGTCCCTCACGCGTGGCCGTTGCGATTCGGAAGGGCGAGGTTTGGTTGCTCGATGGAGTCGATCAGGTCACCGGCGAGGGGGAGGAGTCCGGCGTGGTTACCTATCAGCGTTTCGCCAGCGCGTTGCACGAACCGCTGGGGTTGCTGCAACAGGATGACTCATTGATCACCGTTCAGCGGACGGAGATGACTCGACTGCGTGACACTGACGGTGACGATGTCGCCGACGTATACGACACACTCGCGTCGGGATGGGGCGTCTCGGGCCACTACCACGAGTACGCTTACGGGCCCAAGTTGGATGGCGACGGCAACCTCTGGATGACCTTGAACATCGGCATGGGGTTGAAGGGCGAACAGCTTCAGAAGATCGTTCCGGATGCGCCGTTGGGGTACCGGCAGGCAGCTTGGCGAGGTTGGGGAATGAAGTTGGATTCCAGCGGAGAGTTGAACCCGGTTTGTGCTGGGATGCGTTCGCCGTCTGGTTTGGGAGCCAACGCCGACGGGGACATGTTCTACACGGATCAGCAAGGCAATTGGGTTGCCACGAACTCGCTGCATCACATGCGTCCGGGCGCGTTCTCGCATCACCCTGAATCACTCGCGTCCATGGAATTGAGGGGATCAACCATTCACGACGTTGAGGAAGTGCCCAATGGACTGGCGTACCCCGAAGCGTTGAAACGATTCCCGCAGATGCAACCGCCAGCGGTTTGGTTCCCGTACAAGAAGGCCGGGCAGTCTGCGACAGACATTCTGTTGGATCAAAGCGGAGGCAAGTTTGGCCCATTTGAGAACCAGTTGTTCGTCGGTGAATTCACGCAAGCGTCGATGCATCGCGTGTTCTTGGAAAAGGTCAACGGCGAATATCAAGGCGCGTGTTTTCCCTTTCGTCGCGGGTTTGCTTCCGCGGTGTTGCGGATGGCACAGGCGGAAGATGGAAGCGTCTACGTGGGACTGACCAATCGCGGATGGAGCAGCCTGGGGACGTCGTCCTATGGATTGCAGCGTTTGGAGTGGACCGGCAAGACTCCCTTTGAAATCCAAGAGATGCGAGCCAAGCCGGATGGATTCGAGTTGGTCTTCACACGTCAGGTGGATGTCGAGTCCGCATCGGACGTCGGTTCATATCAACTGGCCAGTCACACGTACCTGTATCAGTCCAGCTACGGCAGCGACGAAGTCTTGAAGCAAGATCTGAAAATTCGAGAAGCGATTGTTTCAGAAGACCGTCTGCGAGTTCGTCTGAAGGTGGACGGCTTGCGGGAACTGTTTGTGCATGAGTTGGACGCGGGCGGAGTGAAGGATGAAAACGGCCAACCACTGCTGCATCGCAAAGCGTTCTACACGCTGAACAACATCCCGCAGGAATGA
- a CDS encoding carbohydrate-binding domain-containing protein yields MNLRTWVNRLSHRRSSGFTSKRSRRSLPNWSVDELEPRLLLAGDTGQEVSFALDAPGIQVQAIGDTGQEILEVLYNDETISSFRVSDQWETYQINVDYISIDPSLLRIHFVNDLYDPDQGIDRNVQLGSVTVGDQVLDSNAADVFSTGTWLPEDGVASGLGRGSVLNANGYLQYGTPTGSELIVYARGDQGGEKMNVLAGSFRADQISLTTEMTAYTFYLDTDLKPSSVRVEFINDLYRPDQGIDYNLVVDRIEIDGVVHQTEAPTTFAQGVYRDGALTSGNWQTERLEGRGHFQFDASVFASERYTLDDSIAEAGVSIVTPNLPFDVEHEITSSDLSAVGWSESFWTESGEYQKIIQVQLFDENGSVLTSFHRGEPVELIQATIEFLDDDSLESSQLSLMDLEVDSQDRLLVRLQAFHYNGYFRSYSNVLVRLTSDGQLDSSFGDGGFVPVSLGGITTASSMTIDSQDRILVSNAVTISRYNADGTADNSFGTNGASDIPLPQEPDFYAGQSQILTRPDDSMLVLWGIPSSANASAGWLIQLNEDGSTGTWFGDEGFASIPYQQFSEFSSYSERFERLVLDDEGRLTVLGTQALLRFTIDGQIDPSFGDGGRIILPSSIVTDGSLLFDNTGGTFSVDGLGRYLVHYFNGVARLTPDGQLDSSFSADGISAYNPDEIGSLQPYSLKEGKFDSDGELRTLAQNDNGFGIAYWQLV; encoded by the coding sequence ATGAATCTTCGCACTTGGGTGAACCGTCTCTCGCACCGCCGCTCCTCTGGATTCACGTCGAAACGTTCGCGAAGATCGCTCCCGAATTGGTCGGTTGATGAGTTGGAGCCGCGGTTGCTGTTGGCCGGTGACACGGGACAGGAAGTCAGTTTTGCTTTGGACGCACCGGGAATCCAGGTGCAGGCGATTGGAGACACAGGACAAGAGATCCTGGAAGTGCTCTACAACGACGAAACGATCTCGAGCTTCCGCGTCAGCGACCAATGGGAGACCTATCAGATCAATGTGGACTACATCTCGATTGATCCGAGCCTGTTGCGAATTCATTTTGTGAACGACTTGTATGACCCAGACCAGGGAATCGATCGAAATGTCCAACTTGGATCGGTGACGGTTGGCGATCAAGTTCTCGACAGCAACGCGGCGGACGTTTTCTCAACGGGAACTTGGCTTCCCGAAGACGGCGTTGCCTCCGGCCTAGGACGCGGCAGCGTCTTGAACGCAAACGGCTACCTCCAGTACGGCACGCCCACCGGATCCGAACTCATCGTCTACGCTCGGGGTGATCAAGGCGGCGAAAAGATGAACGTTTTGGCGGGTTCGTTCCGTGCTGACCAAATCAGTCTGACCACCGAAATGACGGCCTATACGTTCTATCTCGACACCGATTTGAAACCGAGTTCGGTACGGGTGGAATTCATCAACGACTTGTACCGCCCCGATCAAGGCATCGATTACAACCTGGTCGTCGATCGGATCGAGATCGATGGGGTGGTTCATCAAACCGAAGCCCCAACGACCTTCGCCCAAGGCGTTTATCGAGACGGTGCACTCACCTCGGGCAATTGGCAAACCGAGCGTCTCGAAGGACGTGGGCATTTTCAGTTCGATGCAAGCGTTTTTGCGAGCGAACGATACACGTTGGACGACTCGATCGCCGAGGCAGGCGTTTCCATCGTTACCCCCAATCTTCCTTTTGATGTTGAACACGAGATCACCTCTTCGGATCTATCCGCGGTTGGATGGAGCGAATCGTTTTGGACAGAATCAGGCGAGTATCAAAAGATCATCCAAGTTCAACTGTTCGACGAAAACGGATCGGTGCTGACTTCGTTCCATCGCGGCGAACCTGTCGAACTGATTCAAGCCACAATCGAATTCCTCGATGATGACTCGCTGGAATCTTCACAATTGTCTTTGATGGACCTCGAGGTCGACTCACAGGATCGGCTGCTCGTCCGTCTTCAGGCATTCCACTACAACGGATACTTCCGCAGCTATTCCAATGTATTGGTTCGGTTGACATCGGATGGACAGTTGGATTCGTCGTTCGGCGACGGTGGATTCGTGCCAGTGTCATTGGGAGGCATCACGACCGCTTCCTCAATGACAATCGACTCCCAAGACCGCATCCTGGTTAGCAATGCCGTGACGATCTCACGCTACAACGCGGACGGGACAGCCGACAACAGTTTCGGAACCAACGGTGCATCCGACATCCCGTTGCCGCAGGAACCTGACTTTTACGCGGGGCAATCGCAGATCCTCACGCGTCCTGACGATTCGATGCTGGTCTTGTGGGGAATCCCATCCAGTGCGAACGCGAGTGCCGGGTGGCTGATTCAATTGAACGAAGACGGCAGCACGGGAACCTGGTTTGGCGACGAAGGCTTCGCAAGCATTCCCTACCAACAGTTTTCTGAATTTTCGTCCTACAGCGAGCGGTTTGAACGCTTGGTGCTGGACGATGAAGGAAGGCTCACCGTCCTGGGGACTCAGGCACTGCTTCGGTTCACGATCGATGGTCAAATCGACCCAAGTTTTGGTGACGGCGGTCGGATCATTCTGCCAAGTTCCATCGTGACCGATGGATCGCTGTTGTTCGATAACACTGGCGGGACCTTCAGCGTCGATGGCTTGGGCCGTTATCTGGTTCATTACTTCAACGGAGTTGCTCGGCTGACGCCGGACGGTCAACTGGACTCGTCATTCAGTGCCGATGGGATCTCGGCCTACAACCCGGATGAAATCGGAAGCCTGCAGCCCTATTCACTGAAAGAGGGAAAATTCGATTCCGACGGCGAACTCCGAACCTTGGCACAGAACGACAATGGTTTCGGCATCGCCTACTGGCAACTCGTTTGA
- a CDS encoding efflux RND transporter periplasmic adaptor subunit codes for MLQKSKTNESMSQKFLITVLSVSTTTFLLGGLASYWVGGQLSPAVDSAPESAPANPAANRGGPQAQLVRVDSIEREEFTPVRTLVGDLIAVRRATIATEVAGKIIELPVDEGSAVIAGKTRLARVDDTWTKLEEDKIATQIAEQQATLEFERADLSRYEDMLKHNAVSLSETEQKRSLIEGLEAGLAQHKVMLREANERDSRLEIFAPFDGSVVAKLAEVGEYLPIGSPIVEIVSSGRIDARIMVPEESLALIRVGDTLDLLIDSLGIELQGEVASINAQGSVGSRTFPVRIAMDDQDGILLPGMGVSAFVPIKRESTELLVPRDAVLRKPDESTIWILERGDSIAGDSTAATSGKPDAPESSGPANWTAHPVPVRVLSHTRDSYAISPVRKVDRPRLEPGVQVVTEGLERLVPGARVKVDPDTSELAAVPGTYRTGQQLSDRDR; via the coding sequence ATGCTACAAAAATCCAAGACGAATGAATCGATGTCGCAAAAGTTTCTGATCACAGTCCTGTCTGTCTCCACCACAACCTTTCTCCTTGGCGGACTGGCCAGCTACTGGGTTGGGGGGCAACTCTCACCTGCCGTTGATTCCGCACCCGAATCCGCGCCGGCGAACCCGGCGGCAAACCGAGGCGGCCCGCAGGCTCAACTCGTTCGCGTCGACTCGATCGAGCGGGAGGAGTTCACCCCTGTCCGCACGCTGGTCGGTGATTTGATCGCTGTCCGTCGCGCCACCATCGCCACCGAGGTCGCGGGCAAGATCATCGAATTGCCGGTGGATGAAGGCAGTGCCGTGATCGCTGGCAAAACCCGCTTGGCGCGTGTCGACGACACTTGGACCAAATTGGAAGAGGACAAGATTGCGACGCAAATCGCCGAGCAACAGGCGACGTTGGAATTCGAGCGTGCCGATTTGAGTCGCTACGAAGACATGCTCAAACACAACGCGGTCTCTCTCAGCGAAACCGAGCAAAAGCGATCGCTGATCGAAGGTCTGGAAGCGGGGCTTGCCCAGCACAAAGTGATGCTTCGGGAAGCCAATGAGCGGGATTCGCGTCTGGAGATCTTTGCTCCCTTTGACGGAAGCGTCGTCGCAAAGCTGGCCGAGGTCGGCGAGTACCTGCCCATCGGCAGCCCGATTGTTGAAATCGTCTCCAGTGGTCGGATCGACGCTCGTATCATGGTTCCCGAGGAATCGCTGGCGTTGATCCGCGTGGGCGACACACTGGACCTGCTGATCGATAGCCTGGGCATCGAACTTCAAGGCGAAGTGGCATCGATCAATGCACAAGGTTCCGTTGGCAGCCGAACGTTTCCCGTTCGAATTGCGATGGACGATCAGGACGGCATCCTGTTGCCTGGCATGGGAGTCAGTGCTTTTGTCCCGATCAAACGAGAGTCAACCGAACTGCTGGTTCCCCGTGACGCGGTTCTTAGAAAGCCAGATGAATCGACGATTTGGATTCTTGAGCGGGGCGACTCGATCGCTGGCGATTCCACTGCGGCAACCAGTGGGAAGCCAGATGCGCCGGAATCGAGCGGGCCAGCCAATTGGACCGCTCATCCCGTCCCAGTTCGTGTGCTCTCGCATACGCGAGATTCGTACGCCATCTCCCCGGTCCGAAAAGTCGATCGACCGCGATTGGAGCCGGGGGTGCAAGTCGTGACCGAAGGATTGGAACGACTTGTTCCAGGTGCTCGCGTCAAAGTGGATCCAGACACCTCCGAACTCGCCGCTGTCCCTGGGACCTACCGCACGGGCCAACAACTGAGTGACCGTGATCGATAG